The Deinococcus fonticola genome has a segment encoding these proteins:
- a CDS encoding ArsR family transcriptional regulator, with translation MQLRPLLMKTPCAVKQLAAELKIDLNQAHYLMTRLEQASVAVVDRLEKRAGRPVKHYSIAPRWFIPFDVTSASTLEDAANAQILPRTRRIVENAIRIAQQHTSGRRGYWLSAEALNMGDEHGPADALFLGNEPFMLNLGQMNLSRADALRLKQRLAQVFDEFQQLEQPSEPPYTVSIMLVRGQMD, from the coding sequence GTGCAACTGCGACCGCTGCTGATGAAAACCCCCTGCGCCGTCAAGCAGCTGGCCGCTGAACTGAAGATCGACCTGAACCAGGCGCACTACCTGATGACCCGCCTTGAACAGGCCAGCGTGGCCGTGGTGGACAGGCTGGAGAAACGCGCCGGGCGGCCCGTGAAACACTACTCGATTGCGCCGCGCTGGTTCATTCCCTTCGACGTGACCAGTGCCAGTACCCTGGAAGACGCCGCCAACGCCCAGATTCTTCCGCGCACACGGCGCATCGTGGAAAACGCCATTCGGATTGCCCAGCAGCACACCAGCGGGCGGCGCGGGTACTGGCTGAGCGCCGAGGCCCTCAACATGGGCGACGAGCACGGCCCCGCCGACGCGCTGTTTCTGGGCAACGAGCCGTTCATGCTGAACCTCGGGCAGATGAACCTCAGCCGCGCGGACGCCCTGCGCCTCAAGCAGCGTCTGGCGCAGGTGTTCGACGAATTCCAGCAACTCGAACAGCCCAGCGAACCGCCCTACACCGTGAGCATCATGCTGGTGCGCGGGCAGATGGATTAA
- a CDS encoding ArsR/SmtB family transcription factor, whose protein sequence is MTGLSGVASLMADPTRAHMLTILLGGQAFTAGELARAANVSPQTASNHLAQLRAGQLVEVAAQGRHRYYRLYGSEVAHALEALLVLERRNVPGLPPPVPAELRVARRCYDHLAGELGVLLLDALLERDYLTDAYLKLTSAGEAWFTNLGVDLPALTRKRRPLTRPCLDWSERRPHLGGSLGAALLTQLLSLGWVARVEGRQLRVTMPGLTALERELGVVLRETKWAS, encoded by the coding sequence ATGACCGGATTGAGTGGTGTGGCGTCCCTGATGGCCGACCCGACGCGGGCGCACATGCTGACCATCCTGCTGGGCGGGCAGGCGTTCACGGCGGGCGAACTGGCGCGGGCCGCGAACGTGTCCCCGCAGACGGCCAGCAACCACCTGGCGCAGTTGCGGGCGGGGCAACTGGTGGAAGTGGCCGCGCAGGGTCGCCACCGTTACTACCGCCTGTACGGTTCGGAGGTGGCACACGCGCTGGAGGCCCTGCTGGTGCTGGAACGCCGTAATGTACCCGGTTTGCCGCCGCCCGTTCCCGCCGAGTTGCGCGTGGCCCGCCGCTGTTACGATCACCTGGCCGGGGAACTGGGCGTGCTGCTCCTGGACGCCCTGCTGGAACGTGACTACCTGACCGACGCCTACCTGAAACTCACTTCCGCTGGCGAAGCCTGGTTCACGAACCTGGGCGTGGATTTGCCCGCCCTCACAAGAAAACGCCGTCCCTTAACCCGCCCGTGTCTGGACTGGTCGGAGCGTCGCCCACACCTGGGCGGTTCCCTGGGCGCGGCCCTACTGACTCAATTGCTGTCACTGGGCTGGGTGGCCCGCGTGGAAGGGCGGCAACTGCGCGTCACCATGCCTGGATTGACCGCCCTGGAACGGGAACTGGGCGTGGTGCTGCGCGAGACGAAATGGGCGTCCTAG